From one Flavobacterium kingsejongi genomic stretch:
- a CDS encoding DUF805 domain-containing protein, translating into MKNIKYIIVNTFNFRGVTGRKAYWSYLLVYYITLFILAGILGVVTGRYQKINNIQPNGLLFTDVYVYYSILLLPMVSATVRRLRDAGLSPWLVLVPVLNVLLSLKASKKEARDLRN; encoded by the coding sequence ATGAAAAACATTAAATATATTATAGTAAACACATTTAATTTTAGAGGGGTAACCGGCAGGAAAGCCTATTGGTCTTATCTCTTAGTATATTACATCACCTTATTTATTCTTGCCGGTATCTTAGGAGTAGTGACGGGGAGGTATCAAAAAATAAATAATATTCAGCCCAATGGTTTGCTATTTACCGATGTATATGTGTATTATTCCATTTTGTTACTTCCTATGGTATCGGCTACAGTTAGAAGATTGCGGGATGCGGGACTTTCGCCCTGGTTGGTGTTGGTTCCGGTTTTAAATGTATTATTGTCTTTAAAAGCCTCTAAAAAAGAAGCACGCGATTTAAGGAATTAA
- a CDS encoding sugar MFS transporter, with translation MTNTSEKTRTNYTVPLITITLLFFMWGFITCMNDILIPYLKKIFALSFIEAMLVQFCFFGAYFIGSLAYFVISYYKGDPINKIGYKAGIISGIILSAIGCALFYPAATFSVYGLFLGALFVLGLGFTILQITANAYVSLLGPEDSASSRLNMTQAFNAFGTTIAPVLGGHLIFEFFADADGSISAEATRIPYLIFAVILLLVAVLIYNVKLPSFQAEETETKGLGALKFPQLRLGVLGIFCYVGGEVAVGSFIISFLEQDSIMGLSESVSKNYLALYWGGAMIGRFLGAISLNHGISATKKAVYMVVAATLVFLLIFSIVNLDFSQISFFIGFIVLNFVAFMIGKSAPARTLSVFASINVMLLLSAIFNSGELAMYSILGIGIFNSIMFSNIYTLGISGLGKYTSQGSSLLVMAILGGALVPLIQGAIADSEIGVQKSFIVPVFCYLYILYFGIYCSRKLKNVAVGQNVSGH, from the coding sequence ATGACCAATACATCCGAGAAAACCAGAACTAATTATACCGTTCCGCTGATTACGATTACGCTTTTATTTTTTATGTGGGGATTTATTACCTGTATGAATGATATCCTGATTCCCTACCTGAAAAAAATATTTGCCCTGAGCTTTATTGAAGCGATGTTGGTACAGTTTTGCTTTTTTGGGGCCTATTTTATTGGTTCATTAGCCTATTTCGTGATCTCCTATTATAAAGGAGACCCTATTAATAAAATTGGTTACAAAGCCGGGATCATTTCGGGAATTATATTGTCAGCAATAGGATGTGCTTTGTTTTACCCGGCGGCAACCTTCTCGGTATACGGATTGTTCCTTGGGGCTTTATTTGTGTTAGGATTGGGCTTTACCATCCTGCAGATTACGGCCAATGCCTATGTTTCCCTTCTTGGGCCGGAAGATAGTGCTTCCAGCCGTTTGAATATGACCCAGGCATTCAATGCTTTCGGAACTACGATTGCCCCTGTATTGGGTGGTCACCTGATATTTGAATTTTTCGCGGATGCTGATGGAAGTATTTCTGCTGAAGCTACCCGTATTCCCTACCTTATATTTGCGGTGATCCTGCTGTTGGTAGCGGTATTGATCTACAATGTGAAATTACCTTCTTTCCAGGCCGAAGAAACAGAAACCAAAGGCCTTGGGGCTTTGAAATTCCCACAATTGCGACTGGGGGTTTTGGGGATCTTCTGTTATGTAGGAGGAGAAGTAGCCGTAGGTAGTTTTATCATTAGCTTTTTGGAACAGGATAGTATCATGGGACTTTCTGAGTCGGTGAGTAAAAATTACCTTGCCCTGTATTGGGGTGGTGCCATGATTGGCCGATTCCTGGGGGCCATTTCGCTGAACCACGGCATTAGTGCTACCAAAAAAGCAGTATACATGGTTGTGGCTGCGACACTGGTGTTCCTGTTGATCTTTAGTATCGTTAACCTGGATTTCTCACAAATCAGTTTCTTCATCGGATTTATAGTCTTGAACTTTGTTGCCTTTATGATTGGGAAATCAGCACCCGCACGTACACTGTCAGTATTTGCCAGTATCAACGTAATGTTGTTGCTTTCTGCCATATTCAATAGTGGGGAGCTGGCGATGTACAGCATCTTGGGAATAGGGATTTTTAACTCTATTATGTTCTCCAATATATATACTTTAGGGATATCCGGTTTGGGCAAATATACCAGCCAGGGATCTTCGCTGCTGGTCATGGCTATATTGGGTGGAGCTTTAGTACCATTGATTCAGGGTGCCATTGCAGATTCTGAAATCGGGGTGCAGAAATCCTTTATTGTTCCGGTATTCTGTTACCTGTATATCCTGTATTTCGGTATCTATTGTTCCCGAAAACTGAAAAATGTAGCAGTAGGCCAAAATGTCTCCGGGCATTAA
- a CDS encoding DEAD/DEAH box helicase, with product MSTFENFNLPKSLQKAIDDLGFTSPTPIQEKSFSVIMSGRDMMGIAQTGTGKTFAYLLPLLKLYKFTPTETPKIVIIVPTRELVVQVVEEVEKIAKYMSVRTLGVYGGVNINTQKKSVYQGIDILVGTPGRMMDLALDNVIRFDETQKLVIDEFDEMLNLGFRFQLTSILAMMRPKKQSILFSATMTDEVDEVLNDFFDFPEEVSLATSGTPLEQIQQFRYDVPNHNTKVNLLKHLLAENENMSRILIFVNNKKIADMVHDKIDAEFPDQFGVIHSNKSQNYRLSTMAEFQEGNIRGIITTDIMARGLDISDITHVINFEASEVPEQYIHRIGRTGRADKEGTALSFITKREQEFFIESEMLMDMEVKILPLPEAVEISTVLIEPEKLKQKVKFMMKKVKMDGGEAFHEKSAKNKKVNLGGPGKTKPRKTKPRNRGVEKTRAAKRKKNKE from the coding sequence ATGTCCACTTTCGAAAATTTCAATCTTCCTAAATCACTACAAAAAGCAATAGATGATTTAGGATTTACTTCCCCTACTCCTATACAGGAAAAATCTTTTTCCGTTATTATGTCGGGGCGCGATATGATGGGAATTGCTCAGACGGGAACGGGTAAGACTTTTGCTTATCTGCTGCCGCTTCTTAAACTCTATAAATTTACACCTACCGAAACTCCTAAAATCGTTATTATCGTCCCTACCCGGGAATTGGTAGTACAGGTTGTGGAAGAAGTAGAAAAAATAGCCAAATACATGTCCGTGCGCACCCTTGGTGTTTATGGTGGTGTGAACATCAACACGCAAAAAAAATCGGTTTATCAGGGGATAGATATCCTTGTGGGTACGCCGGGGCGAATGATGGATTTAGCCTTGGACAATGTGATCCGTTTTGATGAAACCCAAAAACTGGTTATTGATGAATTTGATGAAATGCTGAACTTAGGGTTCCGTTTTCAGCTGACTTCTATCCTGGCCATGATGCGTCCGAAAAAACAGAGCATCTTGTTTTCAGCTACGATGACGGATGAGGTTGATGAAGTACTGAATGACTTTTTTGATTTCCCGGAAGAAGTATCCTTGGCAACCTCCGGTACACCATTGGAACAAATCCAGCAATTCCGTTATGATGTACCCAACCACAATACCAAAGTAAACCTGCTGAAACACCTGTTGGCAGAAAACGAAAACATGAGCAGGATTCTTATTTTCGTGAATAATAAGAAAATTGCCGATATGGTGCACGACAAGATTGATGCGGAATTCCCCGATCAGTTTGGGGTAATCCACTCGAATAAATCACAGAATTACCGACTTAGCACCATGGCCGAATTCCAGGAAGGAAATATCCGTGGGATCATTACAACCGATATTATGGCGAGGGGCCTTGACATCTCCGACATTACACACGTCATCAACTTTGAAGCTTCTGAAGTGCCGGAACAATACATTCACCGTATTGGTAGGACAGGCCGTGCAGACAAAGAAGGAACAGCGTTGAGCTTTATTACAAAAAGAGAACAAGAGTTTTTTATTGAAAGTGAAATGCTGATGGATATGGAAGTAAAAATACTGCCCCTTCCCGAAGCTGTTGAAATTTCTACGGTACTGATTGAGCCTGAAAAGCTGAAACAGAAAGTGAAATTCATGATGAAGAAAGTAAAAATGGACGGTGGTGAAGCGTTCCATGAAAAATCAGCCAAGAACAAAAAAGTAAATCTTGGAGGCCCTGGAAAAACGAAACCAAGGAAAACGAAACCGAGAAACCGTGGTGTTGAAAAAACAAGAGCGGCTAAGAGAAAGAAAAACAAAGAATAG
- a CDS encoding TIGR00341 family protein: protein MNRIFDFINLHSGEENRQKVLENVKANTSFRGSNLWILACAIVIASVGLNVNSTAVIIGAMLISPLMGPIIGAGFGLGIFDFQLLKKSLKNLLIATIVSLVVSTLYFYLSPFKETQTELLARTSPNIYDVLIAFFGGLVGVIAITRVEKGNPIPGVAIATALMPPLCTAGYGLAIGNFKFFFGAMYLYTINCVFICIATFIIVKYLNYPKAALVDQKNEKRVQYAITILTLVMVLPSIYFANQLFQQKKYTQKTELFLEQEFTDKGYTILYEKTKFNQTPKAIELVFLSKKFTDSEIEALNRKLKDYDITDTQLLIRQDTTDLKKDILRAINSDKLRVNEKDIVIDNLKKELEAKKYDTKGILAEMKILFPGIDNIAISDHVFNPETDSVKTVPVLIYKGKKALTEEARIKLEAWLEQKLSKEKVVVYKEIAK from the coding sequence ATGAATAGGATATTTGATTTTATTAACCTGCATTCCGGGGAGGAAAACAGGCAAAAAGTACTGGAAAATGTAAAAGCCAACACCTCATTCCGCGGATCGAATCTTTGGATTCTGGCCTGTGCAATCGTAATTGCCTCGGTAGGGCTTAATGTCAATTCTACAGCCGTAATCATTGGTGCGATGCTAATCTCACCGTTGATGGGACCGATTATCGGTGCCGGGTTTGGCCTTGGGATTTTCGATTTCCAGCTCTTGAAAAAATCACTTAAAAACTTACTGATTGCTACCATCGTCAGCTTGGTGGTTTCCACCCTTTATTTTTACCTGAGTCCCTTTAAAGAAACCCAGACCGAATTGCTCGCCCGGACCTCCCCGAATATTTATGATGTGCTGATTGCCTTTTTTGGTGGATTGGTAGGCGTGATAGCGATTACCCGTGTCGAAAAAGGCAACCCGATTCCCGGTGTGGCTATTGCTACAGCACTGATGCCACCCCTTTGTACTGCGGGTTACGGACTGGCGATCGGGAATTTTAAGTTCTTCTTTGGAGCCATGTACCTGTACACCATCAATTGCGTATTCATTTGTATCGCGACCTTTATTATTGTCAAATACCTCAATTATCCTAAAGCGGCACTTGTAGATCAGAAGAATGAAAAAAGGGTGCAATATGCCATAACGATACTCACACTGGTCATGGTTTTGCCGAGTATTTATTTTGCCAACCAACTGTTTCAGCAGAAGAAATATACACAAAAGACAGAATTGTTCCTGGAACAGGAGTTTACGGATAAAGGCTATACGATATTGTATGAAAAGACCAAATTCAACCAGACTCCCAAAGCCATTGAATTGGTATTCCTGAGTAAGAAATTTACCGATAGCGAAATTGAAGCGCTGAACCGGAAACTAAAAGACTATGATATTACCGATACCCAACTGCTCATCCGCCAGGACACTACCGACCTGAAAAAAGACATCCTGAGGGCAATCAATTCGGATAAACTGCGGGTGAATGAAAAAGATATTGTCATTGATAACCTGAAAAAAGAATTAGAGGCTAAAAAATACGATACTAAAGGTATTTTAGCCGAAATGAAAATCCTGTTTCCCGGGATTGATAATATTGCTATCAGTGACCATGTTTTCAATCCCGAAACGGATAGCGTAAAAACAGTTCCGGTACTGATTTATAAAGGTAAAAAAGCCCTGACGGAAGAAGCCAGGATAAAACTGGAAGCATGGCTGGAACAAAAGCTGTCCAAAGAAAAAGTTGTGGTCTATAAAGAAATAGCGAAATAA
- a CDS encoding TIGR02757 family protein — translation MDITDIKDLLNTKYQQYNNQNFIESDPVQIPHLFSLKEDIEIAGFLAATIAWGNRKMVINNCHKMMNLMGNSPYDFVMSHQSHQLEPLQSFVHRTFNGGDFATFIRGLKHIYTNHNGLEGVFNEHQKDGYLHNAISQLKQKFFEIEHEQRTHKHIADPLRGSAAKRIHLFLRWMVRNDNAGVDLGIWKSISPSLLSCPLDIHTGNVGRNLGLITRKQDDIKTLNELDTHLRNFDPFDPVKYDYALFGLGVFEGWK, via the coding sequence ATGGATATAACTGATATAAAAGACCTTCTGAATACAAAGTATCAACAATATAATAATCAAAATTTCATTGAGTCTGACCCTGTTCAAATCCCTCATCTCTTTAGCCTAAAAGAAGATATTGAGATTGCTGGATTTTTAGCAGCTACAATTGCATGGGGTAATCGAAAAATGGTTATCAATAATTGTCACAAGATGATGAACCTAATGGGTAATTCACCTTATGACTTTGTAATGTCACATCAATCACATCAGCTCGAGCCTTTACAAAGCTTTGTTCATAGGACATTCAACGGGGGTGATTTTGCAACTTTTATACGAGGATTAAAGCATATTTACACCAATCATAATGGGTTGGAGGGTGTTTTTAATGAACATCAAAAGGATGGCTATTTGCATAATGCCATTAGCCAATTGAAGCAGAAGTTTTTTGAGATTGAACATGAGCAAAGAACACATAAGCATATTGCAGACCCGTTGCGAGGTAGTGCAGCTAAAAGAATTCATCTTTTTTTAAGGTGGATGGTTAGAAATGACAATGCTGGTGTAGACCTCGGTATTTGGAAATCCATTTCTCCAAGCTTACTGTCATGTCCTCTTGACATTCATACAGGTAACGTAGGCAGAAATCTTGGCTTAATTACAAGAAAGCAAGATGATATAAAGACTCTAAACGAGTTAGATACTCATCTTAGAAATTTTGACCCATTTGACCCCGTTAAATATGATTATGCTTTGTTTGGATTAGGTGTTTTTGAAGGTTGGAAGTAA
- a CDS encoding IS256 family transposase yields the protein MIEDGKLPKDFAKQFKNKEDFHTFFQDLYKQGIEQLLQGELDAHLGYEKHNIDGYNTGNSRNGSFSKNIKSETLGNMVLAIPRDRNGEFEPQVIGKGQSMSEKIEDAILGMYSRGMTRSDIVEQVKEVYGISVSESTISTISDRILADVDLWTKRALEPQYLIVWMDAVHMKVRTDGKYENHAIYIVIGLKTDGKKEVLGMWLNKEESASFWMTVLSDIKSRGVKDILIACTDNLTGFTKAIRGVFPNTESQLCIVHQIRNSLKFVVVKDRKAFCSAMKEVYTAINQEEAVLALAEFKKNWEAKYKYAVCSWEKNWENLMPFLAYPAEIRKIMYTTNTIENLNRGIRKYTKTKVQFPDEKSVKKSVYLAIQNCEKSWINAIPSWGLIMNQFLVIFGERCNIKH from the coding sequence ATGATCGAAGATGGTAAATTACCCAAAGATTTTGCAAAGCAATTTAAAAACAAAGAAGACTTCCATACTTTTTTTCAAGACCTGTATAAACAAGGCATTGAACAACTACTCCAGGGAGAATTGGATGCTCATCTGGGATATGAGAAGCATAATATTGACGGATACAATACAGGCAATAGCCGTAATGGTTCTTTCTCAAAGAATATAAAATCAGAGACTTTGGGCAATATGGTCCTGGCTATTCCCCGGGATAGAAATGGTGAATTCGAGCCTCAGGTCATCGGAAAAGGCCAATCGATGAGTGAAAAGATTGAAGATGCTATTTTAGGAATGTACAGTCGTGGAATGACCCGTAGTGATATTGTAGAACAAGTTAAAGAAGTTTATGGGATATCAGTAAGTGAGTCCACGATTTCGACCATCTCTGATAGAATACTGGCTGATGTTGATTTATGGACTAAAAGGGCTTTAGAACCACAGTATCTGATTGTTTGGATGGATGCTGTGCATATGAAAGTAAGAACAGATGGGAAATATGAAAACCATGCAATTTACATTGTAATCGGACTAAAAACAGATGGTAAGAAAGAAGTATTAGGAATGTGGCTAAATAAAGAAGAGTCGGCTTCATTTTGGATGACTGTACTCTCTGACATAAAATCTCGTGGAGTAAAGGATATTCTCATTGCCTGTACAGATAACCTTACCGGATTTACAAAAGCTATCAGAGGTGTTTTTCCAAATACAGAATCCCAGCTTTGCATTGTTCATCAAATAAGGAATAGCCTTAAGTTTGTAGTAGTTAAGGATAGAAAAGCATTTTGCAGTGCAATGAAAGAAGTATATACTGCAATAAATCAGGAAGAAGCCGTTTTAGCTCTGGCTGAATTTAAAAAAAACTGGGAAGCAAAATATAAATATGCCGTTTGCTCCTGGGAAAAGAATTGGGAAAATCTCATGCCTTTTTTGGCCTATCCTGCTGAAATCAGGAAAATAATGTACACCACAAATACAATAGAAAACTTAAACAGGGGAATTAGAAAATATACCAAAACAAAAGTGCAGTTCCCAGATGAAAAAAGCGTCAAGAAATCAGTCTATTTAGCAATACAAAATTGTGAAAAAAGCTGGATAAATGCAATACCAAGCTGGGGATTAATCATGAATCAGTTCTTGGTCATATTTGGAGAAAGGTGTAATATTAAACACTAA
- a CDS encoding IS3 family transposase (programmed frameshift), whose product MKQVRKIYDKAFKEKAVELSYDRTNVSELARELGITAPQLYKWRKELQEFGEGSFPGKGNLKLTPEQEKIHELEKKLKDAELERDILKKGNRHFFQERSMIYSFIKNNEQLFPIEKMCRVLQVSNGSYYRWKKQINTARQQLKSAIKKQIALIYFQTKQRYGSPRITLELRSIGYKISRVTVAKYMKELGLRSKLSKKFKVTTNSSHNYLVVENVLNREFTVKMPSKVWVSDITYIQTKEGFVYLTTIMDLYDRKIIGWSLSNAMSTEQTTLGAWKMAIKNRDLKNGLIFHSDRGVQYASKKFVNVLDSYKKITRSMSRKGNCWDNAVAESFFKSLKTELIYGNKLISKEQMKLEIFEYIEIWYNRKRRHSALNYATIEEFNNQINYKNVA is encoded by the exons ATGAAACAAGTCCGCAAAATTTACGACAAGGCTTTTAAGGAAAAAGCCGTTGAATTGAGTTATGATAGAACAAATGTATCAGAACTTGCCAGGGAGTTAGGAATAACAGCCCCCCAGCTTTATAAATGGCGTAAAGAACTCCAGGAATTTGGAGAAGGAAGTTTTCCTGGAAAAGGAAATTTAAAACTAACTCCCGAGCAAGAAAAAATCCATGAACTGGAGAAAAAACTCAAAGATGCAGAGTTAGAACGTGACATATTAAAAAAAG GCAATCGGCATTTTTTCCAAGAACGGTCGATGATTTATAGTTTCATTAAAAACAATGAACAGCTATTCCCGATTGAAAAAATGTGCAGAGTTCTACAAGTAAGCAATGGAAGTTATTACCGATGGAAAAAACAAATAAATACTGCAAGACAGCAACTAAAAAGCGCCATAAAAAAACAGATAGCATTGATTTATTTTCAAACCAAGCAACGATACGGGAGTCCTAGAATAACATTAGAACTTCGAAGCATTGGTTATAAAATTTCAAGAGTTACAGTTGCAAAGTATATGAAAGAACTTGGCTTGCGAAGTAAATTAAGCAAGAAGTTTAAAGTAACAACCAACTCTAGTCACAATTATTTAGTTGTCGAAAATGTATTAAACAGAGAGTTTACTGTAAAAATGCCATCAAAGGTTTGGGTTTCAGATATTACATACATCCAAACTAAAGAGGGATTTGTATACCTGACCACTATTATGGATTTATACGACAGAAAAATTATAGGCTGGAGTTTGAGCAACGCAATGAGCACTGAGCAAACGACACTTGGAGCTTGGAAAATGGCAATTAAAAACCGAGATCTTAAAAATGGTTTGATTTTTCATTCCGACAGAGGTGTCCAATATGCCAGTAAAAAGTTTGTAAATGTTCTTGATTCCTATAAAAAAATAACTCGCAGTATGAGCCGTAAAGGAAATTGCTGGGATAATGCTGTAGCCGAAAGTTTCTTCAAATCTTTGAAAACGGAATTGATTTATGGCAACAAACTCATTTCTAAAGAACAAATGAAACTGGAAATCTTTGAATACATTGAAATTTGGTACAACAGAAAAAGAAGGCATTCTGCTTTAAATTATGCAACTATTGAAGAATTCAACAATCAAATTAATTACAAAAATGTAGCTTAA
- a CDS encoding IS3 family transposase (programmed frameshift) — translation MQFLFAYPQVRKIYDKAFKEKAVELSYDRTNVSELARELGITAPQLYKWRKELQEFGEGSFPGKGNLKLTPEQEKIHELEKKLKDAELERDIFKKSNRHFFQERSMIYSFIKNNEQLFPIEKMCRVLQVSNGSYYRWKKQINTARQQLKSAIKKQIALIYFQTKQRYGSPRITLELRSIGYKISRVTVAKYMKELGLRSKLSKKFKVTTNSSHNYLVVENVLNREFTVKMPSKVWVSDITYIQTKEGFVYLTTIMDLYDRKIIGWSLSNAMSTEQTTLGAWKMAIKNRDLKNGLIFHSDRGVQYASKKFVNVLDSYKKITRSMSRKGNCWDNAVAESFFKSLKTELIYGNKLISKEQMKLEIFEYIEIWYNRKRRHSALNYATIEEFNNQINYKNVA, via the exons GTGCAATTTTTGTTTGCATATCCACAAGTCCGCAAAATTTACGACAAGGCTTTTAAGGAAAAAGCCGTTGAATTGAGTTATGATAGAACAAATGTATCAGAACTTGCCAGGGAGTTAGGAATAACAGCCCCCCAGCTTTATAAATGGCGTAAAGAACTCCAGGAATTTGGAGAAGGAAGTTTTCCTGGAAAAGGAAATTTAAAACTAACTCCCGAGCAAGAAAAAATCCATGAACTGGAGAAAAAACTCAAAGATGCAGAGTTAGAACGTGACATAT TTAAAAAAAGCAATCGGCATTTTTTCCAAGAACGGTCGATGATTTATAGTTTCATTAAAAACAATGAACAGCTATTCCCGATTGAAAAAATGTGCAGAGTTCTACAAGTAAGCAATGGAAGTTATTACCGATGGAAAAAACAAATAAATACTGCAAGACAGCAACTAAAAAGCGCCATAAAAAAACAGATAGCATTGATTTATTTTCAAACCAAGCAACGATACGGGAGTCCTAGAATAACATTAGAACTTCGAAGCATTGGTTATAAAATTTCAAGAGTTACAGTTGCAAAGTATATGAAAGAACTTGGCTTGCGAAGTAAATTAAGCAAGAAGTTTAAAGTAACAACCAACTCTAGTCACAATTATTTAGTTGTCGAAAATGTATTAAACAGAGAGTTTACTGTAAAAATGCCATCAAAGGTTTGGGTTTCAGATATTACATACATCCAAACTAAAGAGGGATTTGTATACCTGACCACTATTATGGATTTATACGACAGAAAAATTATAGGCTGGAGTTTGAGCAACGCAATGAGCACTGAGCAAACGACACTTGGAGCTTGGAAAATGGCAATTAAAAACCGAGATCTTAAAAATGGTTTGATTTTTCATTCCGACAGAGGTGTCCAATATGCCAGTAAAAAGTTTGTAAATGTTCTTGATTCCTATAAAAAAATAACTCGCAGTATGAGCCGTAAAGGAAATTGCTGGGATAATGCTGTAGCCGAAAGTTTCTTCAAATCTTTGAAAACGGAATTGATTTATGGCAACAAACTCATTTCTAAAGAACAAATGAAACTGGAAATCTTTGAATACATTGAAATTTGGTACAACAGAAAAAGAAGGCATTCTGCTTTAAATTATGCAACTATTGAAGAATTCAACAATCAAATTAATTACAAAAATGTAGCTTAA
- a CDS encoding lactonase family protein — protein MKKLSFFPLFFLFFIHATAQQQHYNLLVGTYTNTCESKGIYVYDFDTKTGDFRLKNTSPQTINPSYLALSPEATLVYSVNEEGAKSTVSAFSFNPADGAMKYLNKQDAHGADPCYIIADNNNVITANYSGGTIAVFGRNADGTLTEAKQVIQHQGKGPNAQRQESAHVHMTVFSPDKKFVIANDLGTDKISVYKYDANGGANTLTLDHSFAVKSGSGPRHFAFSPNGKLAYLIHELDGTVTAFQYKKGHFTKIQETTIVAKDFKGDISSADIHISADVKFLYATNRGDANDITIFKISSKGLLSQIGQMSSGGKGPRNFAIDPSGEYVLVGHQYTANIVIFKRDKKTGLLRPTGKEIEVCAPVCLVFTPVK, from the coding sequence ATGAAAAAATTGAGTTTTTTCCCGCTCTTTTTCCTGTTCTTTATTCATGCCACTGCACAACAGCAACACTATAATCTCCTGGTAGGAACCTACACCAATACCTGCGAAAGCAAAGGGATTTACGTTTATGATTTCGATACAAAAACCGGGGATTTCCGCCTTAAAAATACAAGTCCGCAAACCATTAATCCAAGTTATCTGGCGTTAAGCCCGGAAGCGACGCTGGTGTATTCCGTGAATGAAGAAGGCGCTAAAAGTACCGTAAGTGCTTTTTCCTTTAATCCGGCTGATGGTGCAATGAAGTACCTGAATAAGCAGGATGCGCATGGAGCAGATCCCTGTTATATTATTGCCGACAACAACAATGTGATCACCGCCAATTATTCCGGAGGTACTATTGCCGTATTCGGAAGGAATGCCGACGGAACGCTAACGGAAGCCAAACAGGTCATCCAGCACCAGGGTAAAGGCCCGAATGCGCAAAGGCAGGAAAGTGCCCATGTACACATGACCGTGTTTTCGCCCGATAAGAAATTTGTCATTGCAAATGATTTAGGTACCGATAAGATTTCGGTATATAAATATGACGCCAACGGCGGAGCCAATACGCTTACATTAGATCATAGTTTTGCGGTTAAATCCGGCAGTGGGCCAAGGCATTTTGCTTTTAGCCCTAACGGCAAGTTGGCTTACCTGATCCATGAGCTAGATGGTACAGTTACCGCCTTTCAGTATAAGAAAGGTCATTTTACAAAAATCCAGGAAACCACTATTGTCGCCAAAGATTTTAAAGGAGACATCAGTTCCGCAGACATCCATATCTCGGCAGATGTGAAGTTCCTTTATGCCACCAACCGTGGAGATGCCAATGATATTACCATTTTTAAGATCAGTAGCAAGGGATTGCTTTCACAAATCGGGCAAATGAGTTCCGGCGGTAAAGGGCCCAGAAACTTTGCGATTGACCCGAGTGGGGAGTATGTATTGGTAGGGCATCAGTACACCGCAAACATCGTTATCTTCAAACGGGATAAAAAAACAGGGCTGCTGCGTCCTACAGGCAAAGAAATTGAGGTTTGTGCCCCGGTTTGTTTGGTTTTTACCCCTGTGAAATAA